In one window of Azotobacter salinestris DNA:
- a CDS encoding MOSC domain-containing protein — translation MPIALGRIEAVLIGKAAPYTRPGTYSGIDKSVVAGSVQVRRLGLCGDEQGDLRVHGGVDKAIHQYPAEHYSSWTAELGRLPPLEKPGAFGENIHSRGMTEADICLGDRLRVGSLVVEVSQGRLPCWKLNDRFGVADMALRIQRSQRCGWYYRVLEEGCITAGDLLHLLDRPHPAWSIQRISAAFHAREVDVPFLQELLELPLVPSWRKIFQRRLDTLCVEDWSARLQGPPRDDGN, via the coding sequence ATGCCGATCGCACTGGGAAGAATCGAGGCCGTCCTGATCGGAAAGGCAGCGCCCTATACCCGCCCGGGCACCTACAGCGGCATCGACAAGTCGGTGGTCGCAGGCTCGGTCCAGGTCCGCCGGCTGGGCCTGTGCGGAGACGAGCAGGGCGACCTGCGGGTGCATGGCGGAGTGGACAAGGCGATCCACCAGTACCCGGCGGAGCATTATTCATCCTGGACAGCGGAGCTTGGCCGCCTGCCCCCGCTCGAAAAGCCGGGCGCCTTCGGGGAAAACATCCACAGCCGGGGCATGACCGAGGCGGACATCTGTCTCGGCGACAGGCTCCGGGTCGGCTCGCTCGTCGTGGAGGTCAGTCAGGGCCGGCTGCCCTGCTGGAAACTGAACGACCGCTTCGGCGTCGCCGACATGGCGCTGCGGATACAGCGGAGCCAGAGATGCGGCTGGTACTACCGGGTGCTCGAAGAGGGCTGCATCACGGCGGGAGACCTGCTCCATCTGCTCGACCGGCCGCATCCCGCCTGGAGCATCCAGCGGATCTCGGCCGCCTTCCATGCGCGGGAGGTGGATGTGCCGTTCCTGCAGGAGCTGCTCGAACTGCCGCTCGTGCCCTCGTGGCGGAAGATCTTCCAGCGCCGGCTCGACACCCTGTGCGTGGAAGACTGGTCGGCGCGGCTGCAAGGGCCGCCACGGGATGACGGCAATTGA
- a CDS encoding glutamine amidotransferase, whose translation MKTAIAIRHVAFEDLGVFAPVLEELGYRIRYADPGILDARELAALDVESAELLVVLGAPIGACDEATYPFLLAELELIGRRLRSGKPLLGICLGAQLIARALGAKVAPMGVKEIGFGGLQLTAEGAAGCLGELGDDGSVLHWHGDMFELPPGATLLARTDICPNQAFMLGTAVLGLQFHLEADPARIEQWLIGHAAELSASRIDPPTIRRQAKDVGEELRRRGQRVLRRWLAGQQ comes from the coding sequence ATGAAAACCGCCATCGCCATTCGCCATGTCGCCTTCGAGGACCTCGGCGTCTTCGCGCCCGTGCTCGAGGAGCTGGGCTACCGGATCCGCTATGCCGACCCTGGCATCCTGGACGCCCGCGAACTGGCCGCGCTGGACGTGGAGTCGGCCGAACTCCTGGTCGTGCTCGGCGCACCCATCGGCGCCTGCGACGAGGCCACCTATCCCTTCCTGCTCGCGGAGCTGGAGCTGATCGGCAGGCGGCTGCGCAGCGGCAAGCCCCTGCTCGGCATCTGTCTGGGCGCCCAGCTGATCGCCCGCGCCCTGGGGGCAAAGGTCGCGCCGATGGGCGTCAAGGAAATCGGCTTCGGCGGCCTGCAGCTGACCGCGGAGGGCGCTGCCGGCTGCCTCGGCGAACTGGGCGACGACGGCAGCGTGCTGCACTGGCACGGCGACATGTTCGAGCTGCCGCCGGGCGCCACCCTTCTCGCCCGCACCGACATCTGCCCGAACCAGGCCTTCATGCTCGGCACGGCCGTGCTGGGCCTGCAGTTCCACCTCGAAGCCGATCCGGCGCGGATCGAGCAGTGGCTGATCGGCCACGCGGCGGAGCTGTCGGCCAGCCGGATCGATCCGCCGACGATCCGCCGGCAGGCGAAGGACGTGGGTGAAGAACTCCGCCGGCGCGGGCAGCGGGTACTGCGCCGCTGGCTTGCCGGTCAGCAGTGA